TTAATGAATTCCCATTAAGGCAAGCCATCGCTCTGCATCCAGCGCAGCCATACAGCCGCTTCCCGCTGCTGTAACTGCCTGCCGATATGTTTTATCCTGGACATCTCCGCTGGCAAACACTCCTTCAATATTCGTTTTTGTTGTGCCGGGAATTGTTTTAATGTATCCTTGCTCGTCCATATCAATCTGCCCTTTGAAAATGGAAGTATTGGGCTGATGACCGATGGCAACAAAAAAACCAGTAATGTCTATTTTTCTTTCTGCACCCGTTTTCACATTTTTAACCAGCGCTCCTGTTACGCCTGTTTCTCCGAGCACTTCTGCTGTTGCATGGTTGTAAAGCAATTCAATGTTGGCCGTATTTTCCACTCTGCGCTGCATTGCTTTTGAAGCTCGAAGAAAATCTTTTCGCACAATCATGTAAACTTTTCGGCACAACTTTGAAAGATAGGTAGCTTCTTCTGCGGCTGTGTCTCCTCCTCCGACAATTGCAACATCCTGTCCTTTGAAAAAAAAACCATCGCACACCGCGCAGGCAGAAACACCTCCGCTGAGTTTTCGTAATCGCTGTTCTGATTCAATCTCCAGCCACTTTGCAGTTGCTCCTGTAGAAATAATTACAGCTTCCGCAAGAATAGTTTGCTTTTCATCCACCACAACTTTAAAAGGACGCGAAGAAAAATCTACCGATGAAATAAATCCATAGCGGATATCTGTTCCGAAACGTTCCGCCTGCTTGCGGAAATCTTCCATCATCTCAGGTCCCTGAATCCCTTTCGGATAGCCTGGATAATTTTCTACTTCAGTAGTCGTCATTAACTGTCCGCCCGGTTCCATGCCGGCAATCATCACAGGTTTTAAATCGGCACGTGCGGCATAAATTGCCGCAGTGTATCCGGCAGGACCGGAGCCGATGATTAAGCATTTTATTTTTTCAGATTGATTGCTCATATAAATCAGGAGAACAAATGTAAAAGGTATAAGAACATGAATGGTAAAATTTATTTACAGTTTATTCCTTTATCAGGCGGCCAGAATTTGTGATAGGTTGCCCACTCTTCCGCCTTCCAAGGACTGGAATCATATTTTACATGTTTCATTACACGAAAAACATTAATCTTCAGCAATCCTTTTTTATTTTCTCCGATGGAGGGAGAAGATTTATCGGGCGTTCCCGCGGCAGGTCCGGTAATAATGAGTTTTCCTTTTTCGTCATACGCGCATTGTTGCCCAGATTTGAATTTTTTTCCGTTGATGTACGTGACTACATAAGGATAAGAACGAAAAGATGTTGTGGCACCGGGATGAAAAAATGTAAAATCTTTTTTGCCGGCAAATGTTTTCTGAAGAAAACCCATTTCAGAATGCAGACGCTCTCTTGCCCAACCGTCATTTGTTTTCAGTCCATTCAAATCCGGATTTTCACAGGGACAATGCGAAAGCATCTTATACCAATTTTCTTTTTCACTGACATAATTTTTCTGAGAACTACATGAAAACAACGAGAAAATTATTAATAAGAAAACTATTTTTCTGAACAAGTTGATAATCATTCGTAATCTGTCATTTGAAAATTACAGTATCGATAAAAACTCCGTAACCACACCAAACACCCAGCGCTTCTTCACGCGGATAAACATTGCTCGGAACAGATGTTGGTGCGGCAAACGGATTCCCCTGGCTTGAAATTGCAACATCCATCTGCCTGTAGAAATCAAAAACAGCACGATCAATAATGCAAAACTTTACAATAACTGTATCGCCCGCTTTGTAATATCCTACTTCATCCAGTTCATCCTGCGGGATTGGCTGGTTAGCGGGAATGGGTCTGTTGTATGCAAAATCAAAACTCTGATTGTTCACAAACTTGTCGTCAAACACTGCGCCAAACGGAGCCTGAAAACTAAAGTCCTTCCCTTTTCTCATCGCCAGCCACCGATATGCGTTTCCTTCGGAAGCAGGCTCCGTGAGATGCGCGAAAACAAAACCGAGCGAATCGCCTTCATCACTTGTCTTGTAATATTTGCTCCATGTGCTGTCGAGCGGAACAGGATTCAGGATAGTTGTTGATGACGTCAGATGTTTTCCATTATAATCAACAGTAAGATTGTAAGTTTTACCGATGCTCCCCCATAATGAAATATTGAACGTAGTGTAAATACAATAATTAAAAAGCTGGAGCGAAGCCGTATCAACTCCTGTGAATGTGGCAACAATCGGCAAAAGCGAATCGGGCAAACTTTGCGAGCAATATTCTTGTAATGTATCGCTAATGGTTCCATTCGAAATAATAACAATTGCATTGTGAAGAAATATATTCTGAAGCGTGTTTGCATCTGTCTGTCCAAAGTAGGGCATGTTCTTAGTGAGAATCACATAGGGGGGGAGTTCCGGTTCGATTTTTCCTTCCACACATATTTTTTCTTTCGAATCAGGAAGGTCAACAGTGATTTCTTTCTGACAAGATGAATGAAAGAAGCAAGCAGCAAGTAGCAAGCAGCAGGAAAATCTGTTGAATCTGTTTTTCATCCGTTTGAATCAGTTTTTTCAGAATTTAAAGTTCCATGTTATTGATGGAAGAACAGGAAAGAGAGAAACCTGTTTTGCTTTCACATCCAGCGTTCCATCATAAATGGTTCCCGAGTTTTGAAAATAAATAAAGTAAGGGTTATATCGGTTATATACATTGTAAACTGACAGCACCCAGCTGCTTTGAATGTTTCTGTACCATTTCGAAGGAATTTCTTTCCCGACAATGTCAATATTTTTTTTCTGCATACGTTTTTCCCAGCGATGTTTCTGGCGCGCAAGGGCTCTTACTCTTTCAGGATTGTATGTAACGGAAAGATCCAAGCGATGATACGGCTTCATGCGGAAAGAATTTCGTTCTCCGTATTCGGGAACCATCTGCCCTTCTATTATATACCACGAAACAGGAAGCGTGGCTGTATTTCCGGTGGCAAAAACAAAAATGCTTCCGAAAGTAAAACGTGAATTGTAATCGTACGTGAGCGCTATGGAAACG
This region of Bacteroidota bacterium genomic DNA includes:
- the trxB gene encoding thioredoxin-disulfide reductase, which encodes MSNQSEKIKCLIIGSGPAGYTAAIYAARADLKPVMIAGMEPGGQLMTTTEVENYPGYPKGIQGPEMMEDFRKQAERFGTDIRYGFISSVDFSSRPFKVVVDEKQTILAEAVIISTGATAKWLEIESEQRLRKLSGGVSACAVCDGFFFKGQDVAIVGGGDTAAEEATYLSKLCRKVYMIVRKDFLRASKAMQRRVENTANIELLYNHATAEVLGETGVTGALVKNVKTGAERKIDITGFFVAIGHQPNTSIFKGQIDMDEQGYIKTIPGTTKTNIEGVFASGDVQDKTYRQAVTAAGSGCMAALDAERWLALMGIH
- a CDS encoding DUF4249 family protein; protein product: MKNRFNRFSCCLLLAACFFHSSCQKEITVDLPDSKEKICVEGKIEPELPPYVILTKNMPYFGQTDANTLQNIFLHNAIVIISNGTISDTLQEYCSQSLPDSLLPIVATFTGVDTASLQLFNYCIYTTFNISLWGSIGKTYNLTVDYNGKHLTSSTTILNPVPLDSTWSKYYKTSDEGDSLGFVFAHLTEPASEGNAYRWLAMRKGKDFSFQAPFGAVFDDKFVNNQSFDFAYNRPIPANQPIPQDELDEVGYYKAGDTVIVKFCIIDRAVFDFYRQMDVAISSQGNPFAAPTSVPSNVYPREEALGVWCGYGVFIDTVIFK